A DNA window from Vigna angularis cultivar LongXiaoDou No.4 chromosome 1, ASM1680809v1, whole genome shotgun sequence contains the following coding sequences:
- the LOC108332796 gene encoding vignain: MEMKKVLWAVLLFGFVLGMGESFDFNEKELESEQGLWDLYERWRSHHTVSRSFDEKQKRFNVFKANVMNVHNANKMDKPYKLKLNRFADMTNYEFTTIYANSKVSHHRMFQGMPRENGSFMYENVDRVPSSVDWRKKGAVTDVKDQGKCGSCWAFSTIAAVEGINQIKTGQLVSLSEQELVDCDPENSGCNGGFMQWAFDFIKQYGITTESNYPYVARDGICDASKVEQPAVSIDGYETVPSNDEAALLQAVAHQPVSVAIDAGGYDFQFYSEGVFTGFCGTGLNHGVTIVGYGTTQDGTKYWTVKNSWGSEWGENGYIRMQRDLDLCGIAMEASYPIKNFSSKPSSFLKDEL, from the exons ATGGAAATGAAAAAGGTTTTGTGGGCTGTTTTATTGTTTGGTTTTGTTCTTGGAATGGGCGAGAGTTTTGATTTCAACGAGAAGGAGCTAGAATCGGAACAAGGGTTGTGGGATTTGTACGAGAGATGGAGAAGCCACCACACGGTTTCACGAAGCTTCGATGAGAAGCAGAAGCGCTTCAACGTGTTCAAAGCCAACGTGATGAATGTCCACAACGCGAATAAAATGGACAAGCCTTACAAGCTGAAGTTGAACAGGTTTGCTGACATGACCAACTATGAATTCACGACCATCTATGCTAACTCCAAGGTGAGTCATCATAGAATGTTCCAAGGCATGCCACGTGAGAATGGTAGTTTCATGTATGAGAACGTTGATAGGGTTCCTTCTTCGGTGGATTGGAGGAAGAAAGGTGCTGTCACTGATGTAAAGGATCAAGGCAAATGTG GTAGTTGTTGGGCCTTTTCAACTATTGCAGCCGTTGAAGGTATTAACCAGATCAAGACAGGTCAGCTGGTGTCGTTGTCTGAGCAAGAACTTGTAGATTGTGACCCTGAGAATTCAGGATGCAATGGTGGGTTCATGCAATGGGCATTCGATTTTATCAAACAATATGGTATAACTACAGAAAGCAATTACCCTTATGTAGCAAGAGATGGAATTTGTGATGCATCAAAG GTGGAGCAACCTGCTGTGTCAATTGATGGGTATGAAACTGTCCCCAGTAACGATGAAGCTGCATTGCTCCAAGCTGTTGCCCATCAACCTGTATCAGTAGCCATTGATGCTGGCGGATATGACTTTCAGTTCTACTCAGAG GGAGTGTTTACGGGATTTTGTGGCACCGGTCTGAATCATGGGGTAACAATTGTGGGGTATGGAACAACACAAGATGGAACAAAATATTGGACAGTGAAGAACTCGTGGGGATCCGAATGGGGAGAAAATGGCTATATCAGAATGCAAAGAGACTTAGATCTGTGTGGCATAGCAATGGAGGCTTCCTATCCAATCAAAAACTTCTCCTCCAAACCTTCTTCGTTTCTCAAGGACGAGCTTTGA
- the LOC108341747 gene encoding BTB/POZ and TAZ domain-containing protein 1, protein MAPKTVSIDYQTTRVLPEPDVFIHCSQGTRIPAHAAVLASVSPVFENFIDRPRKHRSSEKIIQIHGVPCDAVIAFVGFLYSSRCTEEVMDKYGMHLLALSHVYLVPQLKQRCIKGLAQRLTTENVVDVLQLARLCDAPDLHLRCMKLLTYNFKAVEATEGWKFLVKHDPWLELDILRFIDEHETRKKKSRRYRMEQGLYGELSEAMECLEHICSEGCTHVGPYDSEVKRERRPCGRFSTCEGLQVLIRHFATCEKRMGGGCVRCKRMWQLFRLHSYVCHQTDSSCKVPFCRQFQLKMQQEKRKDDAKWKLLARKVASAKVMYSLSLPKRKRDEEMRGTINNHGIRSFKLL, encoded by the exons atGGCTCCCAAAACCGTATCCATTGACTACCAAACCACCCGGGTCTTACCCGAACCCGATGTCTTCATACACTGTTCCCAAGGAACACGCATTCCAGCTCACGCTGCCGTTCTG GCTTCGGTGTCGCCGGTTTTCGAGAACTTCATAGATCGGCCACGTAAGCATCGGAGTTCCGAGAAAATTATCCAAATCCACGGCGTCCCTTGCGACGCCGTCATCGCCTTCGTCGGATTCCTCTACTCCTCCAG GTGCACTGAGGAGGTGATGGACAAGTACGGGATGCACCTGCTCGCATTGTCGCACGTGTACCTGGTGCCGCAGCTGAAACAGAGATGCATCAAGGGTTTGGCCCAGCGCTTGACCACAGAGAACGTGGTGGACGTGCTGCAACTCGCGCGCCTCTGCGACGCACCGGATCTCCACCTCCGATGCATGAAGCTCCTCACCTATAACTTCAAAGCGGTGGAAGCAACCGAGGGGTGGAAGTTCCTCGTCAAACACGATCCCTGGCTCGAACTCGACATTCTCCGCTTCATCGACGAACACGAAACG aggaagaagaaatcgAGAAGGTATAGGATGGAGCAGGGTCTGTACGGAGAACTGAGCGAGGCGATGGAGTGTCTGGAACACATATGCTCGGAGGGGTGCACCCATGTTGGTCCCTACGATTCGGAGGTGAAGAGAGAGAGGAGGCCCTGTGGCAGATTCTCCACGTGTGAAGGGCTTCAGGTTCTGATCCGCCACTTTGCCACGTGCGAGAAAAGAATGGGCGGTGGTTGCGTCCGCTGCAAACGGATGTGGCAACTATTTCGACTTCATTCATACGTTTGCCACCAAACTGATTCTTCCTGCAAGGTTCCTTTCTGCAG GCAATTTCAGTTGAAGATGCAGCAAGAGAAGAGAAAGGATGATGCTAAGTGGAAACTTCTAGCTCGGAAGGTGGCCTCAGCCAAAGTGATGTATTCTCTGTCTCTTCCAAAGAGGAAACGAGATGAGGAGATGAGAGGCACAATAAACAATCACGGGATTAGAAGCTTTAAATTACTATGA